The following are from one region of the Bradyrhizobium septentrionale genome:
- a CDS encoding Spy/CpxP family protein refolding chaperone, which translates to MGLATTTVGAAAATTVAAQAAQRERFAARFREQAGAQGQTALAARENGWAPRKAWRRGHRAAFVAWLGPVFLPYAYSDIFDYTFWSYAYEPGYWAYAYDDFVDTVFWDTKSPYSAYASINPDDYAGAAGRSRSRQRADMSPQAIKQLCGEPDKGVTAWPLADIARAVRPSAQQRVLLDELKTAAAKAAGVFKDSCTDSYAMTPAGRLRSMLNRISATLEAIKIVRPALENFYNSLDDEQQARFNTLGPHVGERAARQQEATTQSGNCGDSKSDLAQLPIDRIEASVRPAGKQKEALGRLSDATTKAIADLQAACPNDVPLTPVGRLEAMQHRLEAMQKAARLIEPALDAFYATLSSEQKARFNTLQRVASP; encoded by the coding sequence TTGGGGCTGGCGACCACGACGGTCGGAGCCGCCGCGGCGACCACCGTCGCAGCCCAGGCGGCGCAGCGCGAGCGATTTGCCGCGCGCTTCCGCGAGCAGGCAGGTGCGCAAGGCCAGACGGCGCTTGCCGCGCGCGAGAACGGCTGGGCGCCCCGGAAGGCGTGGCGACGCGGCCACCGCGCAGCGTTCGTGGCGTGGCTGGGCCCGGTGTTCTTGCCTTACGCCTATTCGGACATCTTTGATTACACGTTCTGGTCCTATGCCTACGAGCCCGGCTATTGGGCCTACGCCTATGACGACTTCGTCGACACCGTGTTCTGGGACACCAAGAGCCCCTATTCCGCCTACGCCAGCATCAACCCGGATGACTATGCGGGGGCCGCTGGCCGCTCTCGATCCCGTCAACGCGCCGACATGAGCCCGCAGGCGATCAAGCAGCTCTGCGGAGAACCGGACAAGGGCGTCACCGCTTGGCCGCTCGCCGACATCGCGCGGGCAGTCCGGCCCAGCGCCCAGCAGCGCGTCCTGCTCGACGAACTGAAGACCGCGGCGGCGAAGGCAGCCGGTGTGTTCAAGGATTCCTGCACGGACAGCTATGCGATGACGCCGGCCGGCCGCTTGCGGTCGATGCTGAACCGCATCAGCGCGACACTCGAGGCGATCAAGATCGTGCGGCCCGCCCTGGAGAATTTCTACAACTCGCTCGATGACGAGCAACAGGCCCGCTTCAATACGCTCGGCCCGCATGTTGGCGAGCGTGCGGCGCGGCAGCAGGAAGCGACCACGCAATCCGGCAATTGCGGCGATTCGAAATCCGACCTGGCCCAACTGCCGATCGACCGGATCGAGGCGTCGGTCCGTCCGGCCGGCAAGCAGAAGGAGGCGCTCGGCCGTCTCAGCGATGCGACCACAAAAGCCATTGCGGACCTGCAGGCGGCCTGCCCGAACGACGTGCCGCTGACGCCGGTCGGCCGGCTCGAGGCGATGCAGCATCGGCTCGAGGCCATGCAGAAAGCCGCCAGACTGATCGAGCCCGCACTGGACGCGTTCTACGCCACGCTGAGCAGCGAGCAGAAAGCGCGATTCAATACGCTGCAGCGGGTCGCGAGCCCCTGA
- a CDS encoding cytochrome P450 produces the protein MNGHARELADGFDLEKLTPDFYANPYPTYRALRETAPVKRLPNGCYFLTRYDDLIAAYKNTKAFSSDKKKEFLPKYGNSLLYEHHTTSLVFNDPPAHTRVRRLIMGALSPRAIAGMEPDLIALVDSLLDRIETKDRVELIGDFASAIPVEVIGNLLDVPHDEREPLRDWSLAILGALEPVIGKEAFDRGNNAVKDFLAYLETLVERRRAKPGNPERDVLTRLIRGEGSGEDNGERLTAKELLHNCIFLLNAGHETTTNLIGNGLVTLSRYPEEKQRLIAQPELIKTAVEEMLRYESSNQLGNRMIVEETELGGIKLPAGTLVTLCIGAANRDPAQFPDPERFDVARTPNRHLAFGTGAHQCAGMALARLEGAIAISRFLKRLPNYVLDGEPVRGGRVRFRGFLSVPCQTNL, from the coding sequence ATGAACGGGCACGCGCGAGAGCTGGCTGACGGTTTCGACCTGGAGAAGCTGACGCCGGACTTCTACGCCAACCCCTACCCGACCTATCGGGCGCTGCGGGAGACCGCGCCGGTGAAGCGGCTGCCGAACGGCTGCTATTTTCTCACCCGCTACGACGACCTGATCGCCGCCTACAAGAACACCAAGGCGTTCTCCTCCGACAAGAAGAAAGAGTTCTTGCCGAAATACGGCAACTCGCTGCTCTACGAGCACCACACGACGAGCCTCGTCTTCAACGATCCGCCGGCGCACACCCGGGTGCGCCGATTGATCATGGGCGCATTGTCGCCGCGGGCGATCGCCGGCATGGAGCCGGACCTGATCGCACTGGTCGACAGCCTGCTCGACCGGATCGAGACCAAAGACCGCGTCGAACTGATCGGCGATTTCGCTTCTGCCATTCCCGTCGAGGTGATCGGCAATCTGCTCGATGTGCCGCACGACGAACGCGAGCCGCTGCGCGACTGGTCGCTGGCGATCTTGGGGGCGCTGGAGCCGGTGATCGGCAAGGAGGCGTTCGACCGCGGCAACAATGCGGTCAAGGATTTCCTCGCCTATCTCGAAACCCTGGTCGAACGCCGCCGCGCCAAGCCGGGCAATCCCGAGCGCGATGTGCTGACCCGGCTGATCCGAGGAGAAGGTAGTGGTGAGGACAATGGCGAGCGGCTGACCGCGAAGGAATTGCTGCACAATTGCATCTTCCTGCTCAATGCCGGCCACGAGACCACGACCAATCTGATCGGCAATGGGCTGGTGACGCTGAGCCGATATCCCGAGGAGAAGCAGCGGTTGATCGCGCAGCCCGAGCTGATCAAGACCGCGGTCGAGGAGATGCTGCGCTACGAAAGCTCGAACCAGCTCGGCAACCGCATGATCGTGGAGGAAACCGAGCTCGGCGGCATCAAGCTGCCGGCCGGCACGCTGGTCACGCTGTGCATTGGCGCTGCCAACCGCGACCCCGCACAGTTCCCCGATCCTGAACGCTTCGACGTCGCGCGCACGCCGAACCGACACCTCGCCTTCGGCACCGGCGCGCATCAATGCGCGGGCATGGCGCTGGCGCGGCTCGAAGGCGCCATCGCGATCTCGCGATTCCTCAAGCGCTTGCCGAACTATGTGCTCGACGGCGAGCCGGTGCGCGGCGGACGGGTGCGCTTCCGCGGCTTCCTCAGCGTGCCATGCCAGACGAATTTGTAG
- a CDS encoding potassium channel family protein, which produces MSIGEARERWGDSLLTVLTVLIMIMMFVVAPLQALGLFEFQVFELFLALFLVGGVFLMSGSAIAVTAMLVALAMIVTGGVLRLRSPSILDLNLFAGSWLIVGITLAVTVARATFAPGRVTYHRVIGAVLLYLSVAVVFSALYTFIGTLLPKAFSGMKMEDSPALANQLIYFSFMTLTTTGYGDVAPLHPIARSLCNLEAIFGQLYPATLLARLVTLEITHSDQD; this is translated from the coding sequence ATGAGCATCGGTGAAGCGCGCGAGCGCTGGGGCGATTCCTTGCTGACAGTGCTCACTGTCCTGATCATGATCATGATGTTCGTGGTGGCGCCGCTGCAGGCGCTCGGCCTGTTCGAGTTTCAGGTCTTCGAGCTGTTTCTCGCGCTGTTCCTGGTCGGCGGCGTGTTCCTGATGTCGGGCAGCGCAATTGCGGTCACCGCGATGCTGGTTGCGCTCGCCATGATCGTCACGGGCGGGGTCCTGAGGCTGCGCTCGCCCTCGATCCTCGACCTCAATCTGTTCGCGGGCTCGTGGCTGATCGTCGGCATCACCCTGGCCGTGACGGTGGCTCGTGCGACATTTGCGCCGGGCCGCGTCACCTATCACCGCGTGATCGGTGCGGTCCTGCTCTATCTCTCCGTTGCCGTAGTCTTCTCGGCACTCTACACCTTCATCGGCACGCTGCTGCCGAAAGCCTTTTCCGGGATGAAGATGGAGGACAGCCCGGCGCTGGCGAACCAGCTGATCTATTTCAGCTTCATGACGCTGACGACCACCGGCTATGGCGACGTCGCCCCGCTGCATCCGATCGCACGCAGCCTGTGCAATCTCGAGGCGATCTTCGGCCAGCTTTATCCCGCGACGCTGCTGGCGCGGCTCGTGACGCTGGAGATCACGCACAGCGATCAGGACTGA
- the rocD gene encoding ornithine--oxo-acid transaminase, which translates to MRPPVTDFIAREAQFGAQNYAPLGVVLSRGEGVWVWDTDGKRYLDCLSAYSAVNQGHCHPKILAAMVEQAGRLTLTSRAFHNDQLAPFYEELAELTGSHKVLPMNSGAEAVESAIKSVRKWGYEVKGVPDGEAEIIVCADNFHGRTLAIVGFSTDPDTSAHFGPFAPGFKIIPFGDARALEDAITPNTVAFLVEPIQGEAGVIIPPSGYFPRVRELCTGHNIMLILDEIQTGLGRTGKLLAEQHEGIEADVTLLGKALSGGFYPVSAVLSNNEVLGTLKPGQHGSTFGGNPLACAVARAALRALVDEGMIENAAAQGARFLEGLRSIRANTISEVRGRGLMLAVELHPEAGPARRYCEVLREKGILAKDTHDHTIRIAPPLVITPDQVDWAVEQIGAALTQDLS; encoded by the coding sequence ATGCGTCCGCCAGTCACCGATTTCATCGCAAGGGAGGCGCAGTTTGGCGCCCAGAACTACGCGCCGCTCGGCGTCGTGCTGTCGCGCGGCGAAGGCGTCTGGGTTTGGGACACCGACGGCAAGCGCTACCTCGATTGCCTGTCGGCCTACTCGGCGGTCAATCAGGGCCACTGCCATCCGAAAATCCTTGCCGCCATGGTGGAGCAGGCCGGCCGGCTGACACTGACCTCGCGGGCCTTCCACAACGACCAGCTCGCCCCTTTCTACGAGGAACTTGCCGAGCTGACCGGCTCTCACAAGGTGCTGCCGATGAACAGCGGCGCGGAGGCGGTGGAGAGCGCGATCAAGTCGGTGCGCAAATGGGGCTACGAGGTCAAGGGCGTGCCGGATGGCGAGGCCGAGATCATCGTCTGCGCCGACAATTTTCACGGACGCACGCTTGCGATCGTCGGCTTCAGCACCGATCCGGACACAAGCGCGCATTTCGGACCGTTCGCACCGGGCTTCAAGATCATTCCCTTCGGCGACGCCAGGGCGCTGGAGGACGCGATCACGCCGAACACGGTTGCCTTCCTGGTCGAGCCGATCCAGGGCGAAGCTGGCGTCATCATCCCGCCGTCAGGCTATTTCCCCCGCGTCCGCGAGCTCTGCACCGGCCATAACATCATGCTGATCCTCGACGAGATCCAGACCGGGCTCGGCCGCACCGGCAAACTGCTGGCGGAACAGCACGAAGGCATCGAGGCGGACGTGACGCTGCTCGGCAAGGCGCTGTCCGGCGGCTTCTATCCGGTCTCCGCGGTGCTCTCGAACAACGAAGTCCTCGGCACGCTGAAGCCCGGCCAGCATGGCTCGACCTTCGGCGGCAATCCGCTCGCCTGCGCGGTGGCACGCGCGGCGCTGCGCGCGCTGGTCGACGAAGGCATGATCGAGAACGCGGCGGCCCAGGGCGCGCGCTTCCTCGAAGGCCTGCGAAGCATCCGTGCCAACACCATCAGCGAGGTGCGCGGACGCGGGCTGATGCTCGCGGTCGAGCTGCACCCGGAAGCCGGTCCTGCCCGCCGCTATTGCGAGGTGCTACGGGAGAAGGGCATCCTTGCCAAGGACACCCATGACCACACCATCCGCATCGCCCCGCCGCTGGTGATTACGCCCGATCAGGTCGATTGGGCAGTGGAGCAGATCGGCGCCGCGTTGACGCAGGACCTCTCGTGA
- a CDS encoding sugar phosphate isomerase/epimerase family protein has translation MRDFSNDHRWLSLNTATVRKQGDLTAIIEACARHGIRAIDPWRDQVAAVGLDRAVRAVKDAGLDLSGYCRGGMFTADAAHRGEARDDNRRAVDEAAALGAPCIVLVAGGLPQYSRPGSAASRDIAAARSQVHDGIAEMLDYAKQAKLPLAIEPLHPAYAADRACVNTTRHALDICDALDPGRTGALGVALDVYHIWWDPELMSQIARAGTDRLLAFHVCDWLVPTRGILNDRGMMGDGVIDIRSVRAAVEAQGFAGYSEIEIFSNDWWTKPMDVVLTTCIERHRSVV, from the coding sequence ATGCGCGACTTCTCCAACGATCACCGCTGGCTGTCGCTGAACACGGCGACGGTCCGCAAGCAGGGCGATCTCACAGCCATCATCGAGGCCTGCGCGCGGCATGGCATCCGCGCCATCGATCCCTGGCGCGACCAGGTCGCCGCTGTCGGCCTGGATCGCGCGGTACGCGCGGTCAAGGACGCCGGGCTCGATCTGTCAGGCTATTGCCGCGGCGGTATGTTTACGGCGGACGCCGCGCATCGCGGCGAGGCGCGTGACGACAACCGCCGAGCCGTTGACGAGGCAGCCGCGCTCGGCGCGCCCTGCATCGTGCTCGTCGCAGGCGGCCTGCCGCAATATTCACGGCCGGGCAGTGCGGCGTCCAGGGATATCGCTGCGGCACGGTCGCAGGTCCATGACGGCATCGCCGAGATGCTGGATTATGCCAAACAGGCAAAACTGCCGCTCGCGATCGAGCCGCTGCATCCCGCCTATGCCGCCGACCGCGCCTGCGTGAACACCACAAGGCACGCACTCGACATCTGCGACGCGCTCGATCCCGGCCGCACCGGCGCGCTTGGCGTCGCGCTCGACGTCTATCACATCTGGTGGGATCCGGAGCTGATGAGCCAGATCGCGCGCGCCGGCACGGACCGCCTGCTCGCGTTCCACGTCTGTGACTGGCTGGTGCCGACCAGGGGCATCCTGAACGATCGCGGCATGATGGGTGACGGCGTGATCGACATCAGATCGGTGCGCGCGGCGGTCGAGGCGCAGGGCTTTGCCGGCTATTCGGAGATCGAGATCTTTTCGAATGACTGGTGGACGAAGCCGATGGATGTGGTCCTGACGACATGCATCGAGCGGCACCGCTCGGTGGTCTGA
- a CDS encoding alpha-hydroxy acid oxidase has protein sequence MRLSDCHNFHDFRELARRRLPGPIFDYIDGGADDEATLRQNTASFERCDLVPNVLRGVESVDLSVTVMGQKLATPFYCSPTALQRLFHHQGERAVAAAAAKYGTMFGVSSLGTVSLEELRKAYATPQVYQFYFHRDRGLNTAMMQRAKQAGVDVMMLTVDSITGGNRERDLRTGFSIPFRLTLGGMLQFAIKPAWAINYVTHESFKLPQLDEHVDMSGGAMSIGRYFTEMLDPAMTWDDVAQMVRQWNGQFCLKGVMSVEDAKRAVEIGCTGIILSNHGGRQLDGSRAAFDQLAEIVDAVGDRIDVMMDGGIKRGSHVLKALSLGAKAVGLGRFYLYPLASAGQAGVERALGLLQAELVRDMRLMGCSSISQLSRANLRFR, from the coding sequence ATGCGTTTGAGCGATTGCCACAATTTCCATGATTTCCGCGAACTGGCGAGGCGGCGGCTTCCGGGGCCGATCTTCGATTACATCGACGGCGGCGCGGACGATGAGGCGACGCTTCGGCAGAACACCGCGAGCTTTGAGCGTTGCGATCTGGTGCCCAATGTCCTGCGCGGCGTGGAGAGCGTCGATCTCTCGGTCACCGTGATGGGACAGAAGCTGGCAACGCCGTTCTATTGTTCGCCAACCGCGCTGCAGCGTCTGTTCCATCATCAGGGTGAGCGGGCCGTCGCTGCCGCGGCGGCGAAATACGGTACGATGTTCGGCGTGTCCTCCCTCGGTACCGTGAGCCTGGAGGAATTGCGCAAGGCCTATGCCACGCCGCAGGTTTATCAGTTCTATTTCCACCGGGATCGGGGCCTCAACACGGCGATGATGCAGCGCGCCAAGCAGGCCGGCGTCGACGTGATGATGTTGACCGTCGACAGCATCACCGGCGGCAACCGCGAGCGGGACCTGCGCACCGGGTTTTCGATTCCTTTCAGGCTCACGCTCGGCGGTATGCTGCAATTCGCCATCAAGCCGGCGTGGGCGATCAACTACGTCACCCATGAAAGCTTCAAGCTGCCGCAACTCGACGAGCATGTCGACATGAGCGGCGGTGCCATGTCGATCGGGCGTTATTTCACGGAGATGCTTGATCCGGCCATGACATGGGACGACGTCGCGCAAATGGTCCGGCAGTGGAACGGCCAGTTCTGCCTGAAGGGCGTCATGTCGGTCGAGGATGCCAAGCGCGCGGTCGAGATCGGCTGCACCGGCATCATTCTGTCCAACCACGGCGGCCGGCAGCTCGACGGCTCGCGGGCGGCGTTCGATCAGCTGGCCGAGATCGTCGATGCCGTCGGCGACCGGATCGATGTGATGATGGACGGCGGCATCAAGCGCGGCAGCCATGTCCTGAAAGCCCTGTCGCTGGGCGCCAAGGCCGTCGGCCTCGGACGCTTCTATCTCTATCCGCTGGCATCGGCCGGCCAGGCCGGAGTCGAGCGGGCGCTTGGTCTGCTGCAGGCGGAGCTGGTGCGGGACATGCGGCTGATGGGGTGTTCCTCGATCAGCCAGCTCTCCCGTGCAAACTTGCGGTTCAGATAG